GGTCAACACCTATGCGTTCATGATCCTCGTGGGGGTGGTGGGCGTGCTCGCCGCGCTGACCCGCTTCGCCCTCTAGACGCCGGCACCGCAATGCAATCTTTCTACGGAACGCACTGGGTCCTGACCTTCCTGATCGTCTTCCCGCTGCTGGGCGCCCTGCTCTGCTACGCGGTGCGGCACGAGCAGGCCCGATGGATGGCGCTGGGCGTGGCGGTGGTCGAGCTCCTGGTGTCGCTGCCGCTGTTCTGGTCGTTCGACGCCGGGCGCACGTGCAAGATGTCGGGCGCCACGGGGATGACCGGCGGGCCCACGACGTGGACGCAGGGCAGCGTTCCCTTCCAGAACTGCGCGGACAAGGTGTGGTTCGCCGACTGGGGCATCCACTACCGGCTGGGCCTGGACGGCATCTCGCTCTTCATGGTGCTGCTCACCACGCTGCTGCTGCCGCTGATGGTGCTGGGCTCGTGGACGTACATCCGCGACCGGCAGAAGACGTACTATGCCATGCTGCTCGCCCTCACCTCGGGTGTGGTGGGCGTCTTCGTATCGCTGGACATGTTCGTCTTCTACCTGTTCTGGGAGATGATGCTGATCCCGATGTACTTCCTGATCGGGATCTGGGGCGGCAAGGAGCGCATCTACGCGGCGGTGAAGTTCTTCCTGTACACGGCGGCCGGCTCGCTGCTCATGCTGGTGGCGATCCTGTACCTGTTCTGGAAGACGTCGCATAACCCCGCGCTGGGCGCCAGCTTCTCGTACTTCGACGTGATGCGCGTGGGCCTCAGCGCCCGCGAGCAGACGTACCTGTTCCTGGCCTTCGCCATCGCGTTCGCCATCAAGGTGCCGGTCTTCCCGTTCCACACCTGGCTGCCGCACGCGCACGTGCAGGCGCCCACGGCGGGCTCGGTGATCCTGGCCGGCGTGCTGCTGAAGATGGGCACCTACGGCTTCATCCGCTTCGCCCTGCCGCTCTTCCCGGCGGCCTCGGGCTC
This genomic interval from Longimicrobiaceae bacterium contains the following:
- a CDS encoding NADH-quinone oxidoreductase subunit M; its protein translation is MQSFYGTHWVLTFLIVFPLLGALLCYAVRHEQARWMALGVAVVELLVSLPLFWSFDAGRTCKMSGATGMTGGPTTWTQGSVPFQNCADKVWFADWGIHYRLGLDGISLFMVLLTTLLLPLMVLGSWTYIRDRQKTYYAMLLALTSGVVGVFVSLDMFVFYLFWEMMLIPMYFLIGIWGGKERIYAAVKFFLYTAAGSLLMLVAILYLFWKTSHNPALGASFSYFDVMRVGLSAREQTYLFLAFAIAFAIKVPVFPFHTWLPHAHVQAPTAGSVILAGVLLKMGTYGFIRFALPLFPAASGSPGVIKWALVLGLIGIIYAAMVAAVQPNAKRLVAYTSVAHLGFVILGIFAYNIQGMQGALLVMIGHGLSTPMLFFLLGMLYERRHTYEIADFGGLAASMPVFAAMLVFAAMASIGLPGTAGFASEFLVLLGIFGSHPVVALIASTGVIFAAYYMLPMVQRTVFNALDRPANRDVPDLNGRELAILLPLVVLILWLGVYPKPVLDRMAPAAEAVISTVARGAAVQTDEPVAVADPRNP